GTTggttttgggataattttgggatgattttggggtgttcttgggatattttggggatggttttgggaattttggggttatttttcaacaggtgtgttttggggtggttttgaaggaattttttcagtttttttggggaattttggggatgatttttggggtttttttgggtggtttttgggttgattttggggagttttcagggtatttttttggtatttttaggatgatttttgggataattttgggttggttttgtggAGATTTTGAGGATtcttttggggagtttttggggtacttttgggtggtttttgggtaattttgggatgatttttggggagttttcacggcatttttggggtattttcgattattttgggtgtatttttaggattatttttgggtaattttgggatgatttttggggtggttttctggagattttggggattgttttggggagatttgggggtatttttaggattctttttggggtatttttgggtggtttttgggtattttttggatgattttttggggtgttttcagggcattttttgggtaattttgggatgattttgggatattttcagggtgtttttgggctggttttcaggtgttttttgggatggttttggggtaattttgggtatttttaggattattttggggtaattttgggatgatttttggggtgttttcagGGCAttatttgggtatttttaggatgattttgggatattttcagggtgttttggggctggttttcaggtgttttttgggatgattttggggtatttttggggtggttttggggtcattttgggtatttttaggatgatttttgggggaaattttttggaCATTTATGGgaaatttttgtgaatttttgggctggttttgggatgatttttgggttggttttgtggagattttggggattgttttggggagtttttggggtcattttgggatgatttttggggtgtttcagggcattttttgggtatttttaggatgattttggggtatttttgggtggttttgggataattttgggatgattttgggggtgttttcagggcatttttgggtattttaggattatttctggggtgttttggggtggttttgggtaaTTTTAGGACgatttttgggagttttctgggcatttttggggtaattttgggatgatttttggggtattttcagggcattttttgggtattttgggatgatttttggggtatttttgggttggttttgggataattttgggatgatttttggggtgttcttgggatattttggggatgattttggggaatttttgtaAGCGATTTTGAGGAGTTCTTGGGAATGTTGGGGttatttttcaggtgtttttggggtggttttgaaggaatttttcagtttttttggggaattttggggatgatttttggggtttttttgggtggtttttgggttgatttgggggtattttcagggtattttttgggtatttttaggatgattttgggatattttcagggtggttttggggctggttttcaggtgttttttgggatgattttggggtatttttggggtggttttggggtcattttgggtatttttaggattattttggggtaattttgggatgatttttggggtgtttcagggcatttttggggtatttttaggatgattttggggtggttttggggagattttaggtatttttaggatgattttgggggtgttttcagggcattttttgggtatttttaggattctttttggggtattttggggtgattttggggtatttttgggtgggttttgggtaattttgggatgattttttggggtatttttaggatgattttgggatattttcagggtgtttttgggctggttttcaggtgttttttgggaaatttttgtgaatttttgggatggttttggggtcattttgggtatttttaggatgattttggggtatttgtgGGAtggtttttgggtgttttcagggcatttttgggtatttttgggatggtttttggggtgtttttgggtgggtttttgggtaattttaggatgattttgggggtattttgaggatgatttttggggtattttcagggtatttttttagtatttttgggatgatttttggggtgttttcagggcattttttgggtaattttgggatgatgtttggggtatttttgggtggtgtttttgggggtatttttgggatgatttttgggatgatGTTTGGGTGTTttcagggtatttttgggatgattttggggtattttgggtattttgagaatgatttttgggatgatttttgggagTTTTCAGGGCAGttctgtccctctccctccccaggcccCCTCCGCCTCCTGGCCCTGGGGGGCGCGGCcgccctggcctggctggcgGTGACGTCACTGCTGGgcccgccccgagccccgccccctctgctgaggctgctgcgGGGTGAGCGGGGGAGGGGCAAAGGGGGGAGGGGCAAAGGGGAGGGCAAAGGGGAGGGGCAGCAAAAGGAGGGGCTTGAGGGGGAGGCAAAAGGGGCAAAGGGGGGCaaaagggggggaggggcaaaGGGGAGGGGGCAAACAGGAcctgggtggggaggggcaAAAAGGGGGGAGGGGCAAAGGGGAGGGGCAAATGGGgaaggggggggaggggcagaaCAGCCTTgggtggggaaaagggaaaaaagggaggaggaaCAGACctgagtgggggaggggcaaaaaGGGGGAGGGGCAAATGGGGAAGGGCAGAACAGCCttgggtggggaggaggagcaaATGGGGGGAGGGGCAAAACTGCtctgggtgggggaggggtgaAGGGGGGACCCAAcggagggggggaggggcaaaagggggaccccaaaaccgcGGGGGGGAGGGGCTAAACCAGCTctgagtgggggaggggcgggacCTCCCTGAGAGCGcgggaggggaccccaaaattcaatggggggaggggcagagagggtctggggtgggggaggggcagaggtGGTTCagccccgcccctttcccctcccccccccacaGGTGACGAGAACCCCCCCACGGCAGGtgaggggggaggggctgggggaggggccaaTTGGGGGAGGAGCCAATTACATGGAGGAGGAGCCAAAAATTGTGGGAGGGGCCAATTAAATTGGGGGAGGGGCTAATTGATATGGGGCGGGAAGAATTAATGGGGGAGGAGTCAAATAAAATGTGGGGGAGAGCCCAAAATTGGGGCGGGGTCAATTCAATTGGGGAGGGGCCGAATAAATTGGGGGAGGGGCCAAAATTTGGGGGAGGGGTGGAGTTGAATGGGGGAGGGGCAAATTAATTTCAGGGACGGGgccaaaaatttggggaggggcAAATTAAGTTGGGGGAGGGGCCAATTTAATGGGGAGGGGCTAATTAAATTGGGGAGGGGCCAATTAAATTGGGGGGAGGGAGCCAATTAATTAGGGGAGGGGTGAAATGAAACTGGGGGAGGGGCCAATCTGGTGGGGGAGGAGCCAAAATgtcggggatttttggggtgaaggtgggggaggggcgctCTGGGATTCTTTCTGGGGGGGGTTCCTCTgaccccccctcccctcccagcgCCCCGCCCCCCGGTTCAAGTGCGGCctcccccggccctgccccccCCGGCACTTCGCCTTCCGCCTGCTGAGCGGGGCGGCCAACGTGGTGGGGCCGCGGATCTGCCTGGAGGGGAGAGAGTGAGAGAATGGGCGGGGCTACAATGGGGGCGGGGCTACAGTGTCTGCCTGGAGGGGAGAGAGTGAGAGAATGGGCGGGGCTACAATGGGGGCGGGGCTACAGTGTCTGCCTGGAGGGGAGAGAGTGAGAGAATGGGCGGGGCTACAATGGGGGCGGGGCTACAGGGAATGGGGCGGGGCTACAATGGGGGTGGGGCCGAGGATCTGCCTGGAGGGAGAGAGTGAGAGAATGGGCGGGCTACAATGGGGCGGGGCTACAGTGTCTGCCTGGAGGGAGAGAGTGAGAGAATGGGCGGGGCTACAatgggggcggggccgcggaTCTGCCTGGAGGGGAGAGAGTGAGAGAATGGGCGGGGCTACAATGGGGGCGGGGCTacaggggatgggggaggggctACAGTGTCTGCCTGGAGGGGAGAGAGTGAGAGAATGGGCGGGGCTACAATGGGGGCGGGGCTACAGGAATGGGGCGGGGCTACAATGGGGGTGGGGCCGAGGATCTGCCTGGAGGGGAGAGAGTGAGAGAATGGGCGGGGCTACAATGGGGGCGGGGCtacaggggatggggaggggctACAGTGTCTGCCTGGAGGGGAGAGTGAGAGAATGGGCGGGGCTACAATGGGGGCGGGGCTacaggggatgggggaggggctACAGTGTCTGCCTGGAGGGGAGAGAGTGAGAGAATGGGCGGGGCTACAGGGAatgggggcggggccgcggaTCTGCCTGGCGGGGAGAGAGTGAGAGAATGGGCGGGGCTACAGGGGGCGGGGCTACAGTGTCTGCCTGGGGGGAGAGTGAGAGAATGGGCGGGGCTACAATGGGGGCGGGGCTACAGGGAATGGGGCGGGGCTACAATGGGGGTGGGGCCGCGGATCTGCCTGGAGGGGAGAGAGTGAGAGAATGGGCGGGGCTACAGGGAATGGGGGCGGGGCTACAatgggggcggggccgcggaTCTGCCTGGAGGGGGAGAGAGTGAGAGAATGGGCGGGGCTACAATGGGGGCGGGGCTACAGTGTCTGCCTGGAGGGGAGAGAGTGAGAGAATGGGCGGGGCTACAGGAATGGGGGCGGGGCTACACTGTCTGCCTGAGGGGAGAGAGTGAGAGAATGGGGCGGGGCTACAATGGGGGCCGGGCTACAATGGGGGCGGGGCTACAGTGTCTGCCTGGAGGGGAGAGAGTGAGGGGGGCGGGGCTACAGGGGGGCGGGGCTACAGTGGCTGCCTGGAGGGGAGAGAGTGAGGGGGCGGGGCTACAGGGGGCGGGGCTACAGGGGATGGGGGTGGTGCCGCGGATCTGCCTCGAAGGGGAGAGAGTGAGAGGGGGGCAGGGGCTAAGgggggaggggctaaaggggatgggggaggggctACAGTGTCTGCCTcgaggggagagagagagggaggggcagaatggggtggggaggggcatcattgggatggggaggggcttggggtgggggaggggtttATTGGGTGGGGCCcagggggtgggggaggggccatgggggggtggggacagcagctcagagtgggggaggggcaaagAGGGGGAGGGGCAAAGGAGGGGACTCCAAAGTGAATcatgggggggggaggggctcagaggggtggggagggggctcagagggggtgggggagggcTGTGGGGTGCCTGACGTTGGCCACGCCCCCTGCCCAGGTTGATGAGCAGCGTCAAGAACAACGTGGGGCGGGGCCTGAACATCGCCCTGGTCAACGGTGGGGGAGGAGCCGAGCGGGGGGTGGGgcttggggggggggggaggggccaattggggtgggggaggggcagagaCAAATGTGGGAAGGGTaatggggtgggggaggggcttaGCAATGTGGGGGAGGGGCTTGAGATGGGGAGGGGCTtgttggggtgggggaggggcttgttggggtggggggaggggcttGGGGAGTGAGAGTAGGAGGGGCTTGGTGTGGGGGAGGGGTTTATTGCGTGGGGGAGGGGCTTAGAGAGGTGGGGCGGGCTTAACGGGCGTGGGGGAAGGGCCAATTGGagtggggggaggggcagagtggggggaggggaaaacGGGGAAGGACTGaaaggtgggggaggggcaaagggagaggaggggggatggagagggggaggggcaatttgggatgggggaggggccgaATGGGGGAGGGGCCAATGGCGATGGGGGAGGGGCCAAAGCCgagcaggggaggagccaaTGGCGatggtgggggaggggcggcttCAGGCCCCACCCCCACCCCTCTgaccccgccccccccccccccccccccgcagGGGTCAGCGGGGAGCTGATCGCAGCGCAGGCCTTCGACATGTGGGCGGGGGGTGAGTGAGAGACCCCGCCCCCAGCCCGGACAcgccccgcccccagcccggACAcgccccgcccccagcccggacacgcccctcccccaccccctttccctcccccttcctttccccacttcccctcccccactcccCATTTTGGGCTCctttcccccattttggggtcgcccctcccccatttttgTGAGttctgcccctcccccacccaaagaattttttgggatttttcctcttttttttttggggctCAATTCTTAAAATtctgccatttttggggttgaatttttgttatttttggggtttttctcccgtttttcagctgaatttttatttttgggcgTTCTTCCCTTTCTTGAGGcaaatttttctaattttggggttttccccttttttggatgagtttatttgaattatttggattttcccccattttattgctgatttattttaattttgggggttttccccatttttaggctgaatttttcttattttgcctttttccttttttgggattgactgattttgattttggggttttttcccattttttggggtgatttctctccatttttgggatattccttttctcccccattttttgggggctgatttatctttttttaatattttctcccatttttgtgctgattttttccctatttttggtcggattttcccaatttttttttgtgatttctgccccaatttttgctgatttctgccccattttttgctgatttttgtcccaatttttgctgatttttgccCCATTTCGGGGtcaaattttccccttttttctgccaatttttgtgctgattttcCCCTACTTTTCCtcgattttccccattttcagggttctttccccacatttttgggctgattttctcccctttttgggggatttctgccccatttttgggctgagttttcctggttttgggctgatttttgagctgttttttgcccattttggggctgattttccccattttgcccaattttggggctgatttttgcccaattttggggctgatttttgtCCATTTCTGGCCCATTTTTGGGCTgagttttcctggttttgggctgatttttgttctttttttttgcccgtttttgggctgaatttccccattttgggctgatttttgggccttttttcccatttttgggctgaatttccccatttttgtgctgatttttgggctgattttccccatttttgggctgatttttgtgCTGGcttttgcccatttttgggctggttttattttttgctgtttttccccatttttgggctgatttttgagctggtttttgcccatttttgggctgaatttccccatttttgggctgatttttgagctgttttttgcccattttttggggcggatttttcccgtttttgtgctgatttttgggctgttttttccccgtttttgggctgatttttgagctgttttttccccgtttttgggctgatttttgtgctgttttttgcccatttttaggctgatttttgtgctgttttgtgcccatttttgggctgtttttgcccatttttgggctgaatttccccatttttatgtggattttgggctgaattttgacCTgttttttgtgctctttttcCCCCggttttgggctgatttttgtgctgttttttccccatttttgggctgatttttgggttgttttttgtgctgttttttgcccatttttggcctgttttttgtgctgttttttgcccgtttttgggctgatttttgagctggtttttgtgctgttttttgcccatttttgggctgaatttttgagctgtttttcccccgtttttgggctgttttttgAGCTGTTTTTTGCCCgtttttgggctgaatttccccatttttgggctgatttttgtgctgtttttccccgtttttgggctgatttttgtgctgtttttccccgtttttgggctgattttccccattttttgcccatttttgggctgtttttccccatttttgggctgatttttgagctgtttttccccatttttgggctgatttttgtgctgttttttcccCGTTTCTGGGctgaatttccccatttttgggctgatttttgagctgttttttCCCCGTTTCTGGGctgaatttccccatttccccaggGTGGAGGATCTCCTGCtgttttttccccgtttttgggctgattttccCCGTTCTCCCCAGACGACCCGGATCAAGTGAgggcggttttggggtcccagaggggatctggggggatttggggatccctggGGGAGGATGGGTGgtcctgggggggctgggggtcccagaggggatctggggggatttgggtgggatttgaggggtCCCAGAGGAGACTtggagggtcctggggggagtcttgggggtcccagaggggattttgggggtttggggacttttgggggGTCCTTGAGGGGATTTAGTGGGTCCCAGAGGGGGTTTTGGGCggtcctgggtgggatttggggggtcctggagtgaatttgggagggatttggggaccctggggacttggggggtcctggggggggattttgggggctgggatttggggacttttggggaTCTTGtgtgtgggatttggggggatttgaggggtcCCAGATGGAATTTGAGGGGATCTGGGGAGTcctgggggtgatttggggtcccctgggGGAAgttggggggtcccagaggggatttggggggtcctgggtgggatttgaggggtCCCAGAGGAGACTTGGAGGGTcctgggggagttttggggctcccagaggggatctgggggatttgggggactTTGGGGGTCCTTGAGGGGATTTAGTGGGTCCCAGAGGGGGAAAggtcctgggtgggatttggggggtcctggagtggaatttgggggaggatttggggaccctggggacttggggggtcctggggggatttgggggtcccagatgGATTTGAGGGGATCTGAGGGTCTTGGGGGTTTGGGTCCTCTGGGGGActtgggggtcccagaggggatttggggctcctgggtgggattttgggactcCCAATtcccaggggggatttggggactttggggggtcctgggtgggatttggggggccctggagtgaatttgggggggtttggggatccCTGGTGGGGGTGAacggggggtcctgggggggattggagggggttttgggggggtcccaggggatttgggggtcctgggtgggattttggggctcccagaggattttgggggatttggggacttttgggggGTCCttgaggggatttagggggtcCCAGAGGAGACTTGGAGGGTCCTGAGGGGAGTGTTGTGGGtcctggggaggatttggggggatttggggactttggggggtcctgggtgggatttggggggtcctggagtGAAActgggggaggatttggggaccccTGGGGGacttggggggtcctggggggggatttgggggtcccagaggggatttggggacttttgggggatcttgtgtgggatttggggggatttgaggggtcCCAGATGGAATTTGAAGGGATCTGGGGAGTcctgggggtgatttgggggtccctggggggggttggggggtcccagagggcattttggggggtcctgggtgggatttggggggtcctgggtgattttgggggttttttcctcccattttttgGGGCCATTACTCccaattttgagattttttttctccaatttttgggggatttttttggtgttttcacCCCTcttttttggggccatttctcccatttttggggtttttttgctcccatttttggggtttttttgctcccatttttggggttttccctccaattttttgggatttctttggggtttttgctccCCCATTTTTAGGGTgatttctcccattttttgggattttttttgctcagagattttgggattttttcctgcaattttgggggatttctttggggttttgctcCCCAGTTTTAGGGCgatttctcccatttttggggtttttttgctcagagtttttggggttttttttctcacattttttgggatttctttggggttttcacCCCCCATTTTTAGGgccatttctcccatttttggggttttttttctcagagtttttggggttttccttccaatttttggggaatttctttggggatttctccatttttggggccatttctcccatttttggggttttccctccaatttttgggggatttctttggggatttctccatttttggggccatttctcctcctttttttggggtttttttgctcacatttttgggggttttcctccaatttttgggatttctttggggttttcacCCCCCAATTTTAGGGCgatttctcccatttttggggtttttttgctcacattttttggggttttccctccaattttggggagatttctttggggtttttgctccCATTTTTAGGgccatt
Above is a genomic segment from Camarhynchus parvulus unplaced genomic scaffold, STF_HiC, whole genome shotgun sequence containing:
- the LOC115915840 gene encoding protein FAM3A-like — translated: PLRLLALGGAAALAWLAVTRTPPRQRPAPRFKCGLPRPCPPRHFAFRLLSGAANVVGPRICLEGRELMSSVKNNVGRGLNIALVNGVSGELIAAQAFDMWAGGE